In one window of Acanthochromis polyacanthus isolate Apoly-LR-REF ecotype Palm Island chromosome 8, KAUST_Apoly_ChrSc, whole genome shotgun sequence DNA:
- the sema3e gene encoding semaphorin-3E isoform X2: MCASMMVAERVRTVHLSLMLLYLVLLGMPHAAHSIYPRIRLSHKELWQLNRTWVFQGHGASLQPQTMLLDESHERLYVGAKNTLFSLSLDRVNTHHREIQWASTESQVEECMMKGREKPECANYIKVLQQHNQTHLLVCGTGAFNPVCALVGVGHTGQDRLFTLEEESVMNGRGRCPYDPNSPCTSTLSRGELYIGLYTDYWENDGALCRLNNQTYTRTERNDRQQLNEPKFVGSAVIPDNDDRDDDKVYFFFTEREMDAEGINKAVYARVGRVCANDQGGQRMLVNRWSSFLKTRLICSVAGPNGIDTHFDDLEDVFVLNSKDEKNPEIFGLFSTTSAVFKGYAVCVYHMDDIRAAFNGPFAYRERPEHHWTPHEDRVPYPRPGSCASKVNSGGFSSSKEFPDEVLRFVRSHPVMYRPVLPQHHRPVLLQTEPGRRKLTQIAVDRVQAQDGHYHVLYIGTDDSVVLKVITIYNKDTDTMEEVLLEELQVFKLPAPIREIIISPKRQQLYVGSEVGVAQVKLHQCDLYGSECADCCLARDPYCAWDGLTCSRYYPAGVYTKRRFRRQDVRHGNAVQLCNGLQIDDEQWQRAEERLVYSVESNSTLLECVPRSLQAKVLWFIQKGGEKHEVRGDERVIMTSHGLLFLRVRSSDAGVYVCQTVEHGYVHTLLRIRLHVLKGERVESAMHAANDGEGEKATAPCHSSIGSLPGPSISPRSLLPSLVSGPHSRLWYKEFLQLIGYGDAQRVEEYCERVWCSDKKRKKTKRKYVPLGGEKRGKGRGEENSHRAPRHTLDT, translated from the exons ATGTGTGCCTCAATGATGGTGGCTGAACGCGTAAGGACTGTGCATCTGTCACTGATGCTGCTGTATCTTGTTCTGCTGGGCATGCCTCACGCTGCTCACAGCATCTACCCACGGATACGGCTCTCCCACAAAG AACTTTGGCAGCTCAACAGGACTTGGGTGTTCCAGGGACATGGAGCGTCTCTTCAACCTCAGACCATGCTGCTGGATGAGAGCCACGAGAGGCTTTATGTCGGTGCCAAGAATACTCTTTTCTCCCTCAGCCTGGACCGGGTTAACACACACCACAGAGAG ATCCAGTGGGCCAGTACAGAATCTCAAGTAGAGGAGTGTATGATGAAAGGGAGGGAAAAG CCGGAGTGTGCAAACTACATCAAGGTCTTGCAGCAGCACAACCAGACCCATTTGCTGGTTTGTGGAACAGGAGCTTTTAACCCGGTCTGTGCCCTGGTCGGAGTGGGACACACGGGGCAG GACAGGCTGTTTACTCTTGAAGAAGAGAGTGTTATGAACGGCAGGGGACGCTGCCCGTATGACCCCAACAGCCCCTGCACATCTACACTCTCCA GAGGAGAGCTCTACATCGGCCTGTATACCGACTACTGGGAGAATGATGGTGCTTTGTGCCGACTTAACAACCAGACCTACACACGGACTGAAAGAAACGACAGGCAGCAGCTCAATG AACCTAAATTTGTGGGCTCAGCAGTTATTCCTGACAACGACGACAGAGATGATGACAAAGTTTACTTCTTCTTCACTGAGCGAGAGATGGATGCTGAGGGGATAAACAAGGCTGTCTACGCCCGCGTTGGCCGAGTCTGTGCG AATGACCAGGGAGGACAGAGGATGCTGGTGAATAGATGGAGCTCCTTCCTCAAAACTCGTCTCATCTGCTCAGTGGCTGGACCAAATGGCATTGATACACACTTTGATGATCTTG aggATGTGTTTGTGCTCAACAGCAAGGATGAGAAAAACCCAGAAATATTTGGCCTTTTTAGCACAACAAG TGCGGTGTTTAAAGGCTATGCAGTGTGTGTCTATCACATGGATGACATCAGAGCAGCCTTTAACGGTCCGTTTGCCTACCGAGAGAGACCTGAGCATCACTGGACGCCTCACGAGGACAGAGTCCCCTACCCTCGACCTGGATCT TGTGCCAGTAAAGTGAACAGCGGTGGCTTCTCCAGCTCAAAGGAGTTCCCTGATGAGGTTCTGCGGTTTGTTCGTTCTCATCCTGTGATGTATCGCCCGGTCCTTCCACAGCATCACAGGCCTGTCCTGCTGCAGACCGAGCCGGGCAGAAGAAAGCTGACCCAGATTGCAGTAGATAGAGTCCAAGCCCAGGATGGACACTACCATGTTCTCTACATCGGCACTG ATGACTCAGTGGTGTTGAAAGTTATCACCatctacaacaaagacacagacaCTATGGAGGAGGTGCTGCTGGAAGAGCTGCAAGTATTCAAG TTACCAGCACCAATAAGAGAGATCATAATATCCCCTAAAAGG CAACAGCTCTATGTGGGGTCAGAAGTGGGCGTGGCTCAAGTCAAACTGCATCAGTGTGACCTCTATGGTTCCGAATGTGCAGATTGTTGTCTGGCTCGAGACCCCTACTGTGCCTGGGATGGTCTCACCTGCTCTAGATACTACCCTGCTGGAGTCTACACCAAGAG GCGATTCAGGCGGCAGGATGTTCGCCATGGCAACGCCGTACAGCTGTGCAATGGGCTGCAAATTGATG atgAACAATGGCAGCGAGCTGAAGAGAGGCTGGTGTACAGTGTGGAAAGCAACAGCACTTTACTGGAATGTGTCCCTCGATCACTTCAAGCCAAAGTCCTCTGGTTCATACAGAAAGGAGGGGAGAAACATGAG GTTCGAGGTGATGAGCGGGTTATCATGACCTCCCACGGGCTGCTGTTCCTACGTGTGAGAAGCTCAGATgctggtgtgtatgtgtgccaAACCGTGGAACACGGATATGTGCACACATTGTTGCGAATCCGGCTGCACGTGCTCAAAGGGGAGAGGGTGGAGTCAGCGATGCATGCGGCTAATGACGGGGAGGGAGAAAAAGCCACAGCTCCGTGCCACTCCTCAATTGGCTCCCTGCCGGGCCCCAGCATCAGCCCCAGATCTCTGCTGCCATCCTTGGTCTCTGGCCCCCATTCCAGGCTGTGGTACAAGGAGTTCCTCCAGCTGATTGGCTACGGGGATGCTCAGAGGGTGGAAGAGTACTGCGAGAGAGTGTGGTGCTCTGATAAGAAACGCAAAAAGACCAAAAGGAAGTATGTTCCTTTGGGTGGTgagaagagaggaaaagggaggggagaggagaacTCCCACAGAGCTCCGAGGCACACCTTGGACACCTGA
- the sema3e gene encoding semaphorin-3E isoform X1, translated as MCASMMVAERVRTVHLSLMLLYLVLLGMPHAAHSIYPRIRLSHKELWQLNRTWVFQGHGASLQPQTMLLDESHERLYVGAKNTLFSLSLDRVNTHHREIQWASTESQVEECMMKGREKPECANYIKVLQQHNQTHLLVCGTGAFNPVCALVGVGHTGQDRLFTLEEESVMNGRGRCPYDPNSPCTSTLSRGELYIGLYTDYWENDGALCRLNNQTYTRTERNDRQQLNEPKFVGSAVIPDNDDRDDDKVYFFFTEREMDAEGINKAVYARVGRVCANDQGGQRMLVNRWSSFLKTRLICSVAGPNGIDTHFDDLEDVFVLNSKDEKNPEIFGLFSTTSAVFKGYAVCVYHMDDIRAAFNGPFAYRERPEHHWTPHEDRVPYPRPGSCASKVNSGGFSSSKEFPDEVLRFVRSHPVMYRPVLPQHHRPVLLQTEPGRRKLTQIAVDRVQAQDGHYHVLYIGTDDSVVLKVITIYNKDTDTMEEVLLEELQVFKLPAPIREIIISPKRQQLYVGSEVGVAQVKLHQCDLYGSECADCCLARDPYCAWDGLTCSRYYPAGVYTKSRRFRRQDVRHGNAVQLCNGLQIDDEQWQRAEERLVYSVESNSTLLECVPRSLQAKVLWFIQKGGEKHEVRGDERVIMTSHGLLFLRVRSSDAGVYVCQTVEHGYVHTLLRIRLHVLKGERVESAMHAANDGEGEKATAPCHSSIGSLPGPSISPRSLLPSLVSGPHSRLWYKEFLQLIGYGDAQRVEEYCERVWCSDKKRKKTKRKYVPLGGEKRGKGRGEENSHRAPRHTLDT; from the exons ATGTGTGCCTCAATGATGGTGGCTGAACGCGTAAGGACTGTGCATCTGTCACTGATGCTGCTGTATCTTGTTCTGCTGGGCATGCCTCACGCTGCTCACAGCATCTACCCACGGATACGGCTCTCCCACAAAG AACTTTGGCAGCTCAACAGGACTTGGGTGTTCCAGGGACATGGAGCGTCTCTTCAACCTCAGACCATGCTGCTGGATGAGAGCCACGAGAGGCTTTATGTCGGTGCCAAGAATACTCTTTTCTCCCTCAGCCTGGACCGGGTTAACACACACCACAGAGAG ATCCAGTGGGCCAGTACAGAATCTCAAGTAGAGGAGTGTATGATGAAAGGGAGGGAAAAG CCGGAGTGTGCAAACTACATCAAGGTCTTGCAGCAGCACAACCAGACCCATTTGCTGGTTTGTGGAACAGGAGCTTTTAACCCGGTCTGTGCCCTGGTCGGAGTGGGACACACGGGGCAG GACAGGCTGTTTACTCTTGAAGAAGAGAGTGTTATGAACGGCAGGGGACGCTGCCCGTATGACCCCAACAGCCCCTGCACATCTACACTCTCCA GAGGAGAGCTCTACATCGGCCTGTATACCGACTACTGGGAGAATGATGGTGCTTTGTGCCGACTTAACAACCAGACCTACACACGGACTGAAAGAAACGACAGGCAGCAGCTCAATG AACCTAAATTTGTGGGCTCAGCAGTTATTCCTGACAACGACGACAGAGATGATGACAAAGTTTACTTCTTCTTCACTGAGCGAGAGATGGATGCTGAGGGGATAAACAAGGCTGTCTACGCCCGCGTTGGCCGAGTCTGTGCG AATGACCAGGGAGGACAGAGGATGCTGGTGAATAGATGGAGCTCCTTCCTCAAAACTCGTCTCATCTGCTCAGTGGCTGGACCAAATGGCATTGATACACACTTTGATGATCTTG aggATGTGTTTGTGCTCAACAGCAAGGATGAGAAAAACCCAGAAATATTTGGCCTTTTTAGCACAACAAG TGCGGTGTTTAAAGGCTATGCAGTGTGTGTCTATCACATGGATGACATCAGAGCAGCCTTTAACGGTCCGTTTGCCTACCGAGAGAGACCTGAGCATCACTGGACGCCTCACGAGGACAGAGTCCCCTACCCTCGACCTGGATCT TGTGCCAGTAAAGTGAACAGCGGTGGCTTCTCCAGCTCAAAGGAGTTCCCTGATGAGGTTCTGCGGTTTGTTCGTTCTCATCCTGTGATGTATCGCCCGGTCCTTCCACAGCATCACAGGCCTGTCCTGCTGCAGACCGAGCCGGGCAGAAGAAAGCTGACCCAGATTGCAGTAGATAGAGTCCAAGCCCAGGATGGACACTACCATGTTCTCTACATCGGCACTG ATGACTCAGTGGTGTTGAAAGTTATCACCatctacaacaaagacacagacaCTATGGAGGAGGTGCTGCTGGAAGAGCTGCAAGTATTCAAG TTACCAGCACCAATAAGAGAGATCATAATATCCCCTAAAAGG CAACAGCTCTATGTGGGGTCAGAAGTGGGCGTGGCTCAAGTCAAACTGCATCAGTGTGACCTCTATGGTTCCGAATGTGCAGATTGTTGTCTGGCTCGAGACCCCTACTGTGCCTGGGATGGTCTCACCTGCTCTAGATACTACCCTGCTGGAGTCTACACCAAGAG CAGGCGATTCAGGCGGCAGGATGTTCGCCATGGCAACGCCGTACAGCTGTGCAATGGGCTGCAAATTGATG atgAACAATGGCAGCGAGCTGAAGAGAGGCTGGTGTACAGTGTGGAAAGCAACAGCACTTTACTGGAATGTGTCCCTCGATCACTTCAAGCCAAAGTCCTCTGGTTCATACAGAAAGGAGGGGAGAAACATGAG GTTCGAGGTGATGAGCGGGTTATCATGACCTCCCACGGGCTGCTGTTCCTACGTGTGAGAAGCTCAGATgctggtgtgtatgtgtgccaAACCGTGGAACACGGATATGTGCACACATTGTTGCGAATCCGGCTGCACGTGCTCAAAGGGGAGAGGGTGGAGTCAGCGATGCATGCGGCTAATGACGGGGAGGGAGAAAAAGCCACAGCTCCGTGCCACTCCTCAATTGGCTCCCTGCCGGGCCCCAGCATCAGCCCCAGATCTCTGCTGCCATCCTTGGTCTCTGGCCCCCATTCCAGGCTGTGGTACAAGGAGTTCCTCCAGCTGATTGGCTACGGGGATGCTCAGAGGGTGGAAGAGTACTGCGAGAGAGTGTGGTGCTCTGATAAGAAACGCAAAAAGACCAAAAGGAAGTATGTTCCTTTGGGTGGTgagaagagaggaaaagggaggggagaggagaacTCCCACAGAGCTCCGAGGCACACCTTGGACACCTGA